The Glycine soja cultivar W05 chromosome 6, ASM419377v2, whole genome shotgun sequence genome has a window encoding:
- the LOC114415426 gene encoding two-component response regulator ORR9-like — protein MEFLDTRKLQLQQQQLQQQPQHFHVLAVDDSVIDRKLLERLLRGSSCKVTCVDSGDKALKYLGLIDELDDTSSTTLESESSHPPPQPLQQEGIKVNLIMTDYCMPGMSGYDLLKRVKGSSWKDVPVVIMSSENVPSRISMCLEEGAQEFLLKPLQLSDLDKLQPYFLKSLGNSCEKESANSSIDSNNDNVINNNSNNNNNNNNNNISKRKAMSPEPHQEERSRPKMKELAVV, from the exons ATGGAGTTTCTGGATACCAGAAAACTAcagttacaacaacaacaactgcaACAACAGCCACAACATTTTCATGTGTTGGCAGTGGACGACAGTGTCATAGATAGGAAGCTTTTGGAGAGGCTCCTTAGAGGTTCTTCATGCAAAG TTACCTGCGTGGACTCTGGAGACAAGGCTTTGAAATATCTTGGGCTAATTGATGAGCTTGATGATACTTCTTCAACCACTTTAGAATCAGAATCTTCTCATCCTCCACCTCAACCATTACAGCAAGAG GGAATCAAAGTGAATTTGATCATGACAGACTATTGCATGCCTGGGATGAGTGGCTATGATTTACTCAAACGAGTCAAG GGATCTTCTTGGAAAGATGTTCCAGTCGTGATTATGTCATCAGAAAATGTACCTTCCAGAATCAGCAT GTGCTTAGAAGAAGGGGCACAAGAGTTTCTATTGAAGCCTCTTCAGTTATCGGATTTGGATAAGCTTCAGCCGTACTTTCTGAAATCGCTTGGCAATTCTTGTGAGAAAGAATCTGCTAACagttccatagattcaaacaatgacaatgtcatcaacaacaacagcaataacaataacaataacaacaataataatattagcaAAAGGAAGGCCATGTCTCCTGAGCCTCATCAGGAGGAGAGATCAAGACCCAAAATGAAAGAGTTAGCGgtggtgtaa
- the LOC114415425 gene encoding protein disulfide-isomerase-like has product MAGTVSTCFFFVFLLSLLLPFQISAEESSEKEFVLTLDHSNFHDTVSKHDFIVVEFYAPWCGHCKKLAPEYEKAASILSSHDPPIVLAKVDANEEKNKDLASQYDVKGFPTINILRNGGKNVQEYKGPREADGIVDYLKKQSGPASTEIKSADEATAFIGENKVAIVGVFPKFSGEEFDNFSALAEKLRSDYDFGHTLNAKLLPRGESSVSGPVVRLFKPFDELFVDFQDFNVEALEKFVEESSTPVVTVFNNEPSNHPFVVKFFNSPNAKAMLFINFTAEGAEAIKSKYREAAEQYKQQGVSFLVGDVESSQGAFQYFGLKEEQVPLIIIQHNDGKKFFKPNLEADHIPTWLKAYKDGNVAPFVKSEPIPETNDEPVKVVVGASLEDIVFKSGKNVLLEFYAPWCGHCKQLAPILDEVAISYQNEADVVIAKLDATANDIPSETFDVQGYPTVYFRSASGKLSQYDGGRTKEDIIEFIEKNRDKPAQQEQGKDEQEQGKDEL; this is encoded by the exons ATGGCGGGTACGGTTTCGACTTGTTTCTTCTTCgtgtttcttctttctctccttcTTCCTTTTCAGATCTCCGCTGAGGAATCCTCGGAGAAGGAGTTCGTACTCACATTGGATCACTCTAACTTTCACGACACTGTCAGCAAGCACGATTTCATCGTCGTCGAGTTCTACGCCCCATG gTGTGGTCACTGTAAGAAGCTTGCTCCGGAG TATGAGAAAGCTGCTTCTATCTTGAGTAGTCATGATCCTCCTATTGTTTTGGCTAAAGTAGATGCCAATGAGGAGAAGAACAAAGACCTTGCATCACAATATGATGTTAAGGGATTCCCAACAATTAATATTCTGAGAAATGGGGGAAAGAATGTTCAGGAATACAAAGGTCCCCGTGAAGCAGATGGCATCGTTGACTATTTGAAGAAACAAAGTGGTCCTGCTTCAACTGAAATTAAATCTGCTGATGAAGCTACTGCTTTTATTGGTGAAAATAAAGTTGCTATT GTTGGGGTTTTCCCGAAATTTTCTGGAGAGGAGTTTGACAACTTTTCTGCCTTAGCAGAGAAGTTGCGTTCTGATTATGACTTTGGTCACACTCTGAATGCCAAACTCCTTCCAAGAGGAGAGTCATCAGTTTCTGGGCCCGTAGTTAGGCTGTTCAAGCCATTCGATGAACTTTTTGTTGACTTCCAG GATTTCAATgtggaagctctagagaagttTGTTGAGGAATCTAGTACCCCTGTTGTTACTGTCTTTAACAATGAACCGAGCAATCACCCTTTCGTtgtcaaattcttcaacagtccGAACGCAAAG GCAATGTTGTTCATCAACTTCACTGCCGAAGGTGCTGAagctatcaaatcaaaataccGTGAAGCTGCTGAGCAATATAAACAACAGGGTGTCAGCTTTTTGGTGGGAGATGTTGAGTCTAGTCAAGGTGCTTTCCAg TATTTTGGACTGAAAGAAGAGCAAGTACCTCTAATTATCATTCAACATAATGATgggaaaaagttttttaaaccCAATTTGGAAGCTGATCACATTCCAACCTGGTTGAAGGCATACAAG GATGGTAATGTTGCACCATTTGTTAAGTCTGAACCCATTCCCGAGACTAACGATGAACCTGTTAAAGTGGTAGTTGGGGCCAGTCTTGAGGACATTGTTTTCAAATCTGGGAAGAATG TTCTGCTGGAGTTTTATGCTCCCTGGTGTGGTCATTGCAAACAGTTGGCTCCAATATTGGATGAAGTTGCTATCTCATATCAAAATGAAGCTGATGTTGTTATTGCAAAACTG GATGCAACTGCCAACGATATCCCAAGTGAAACCTTTGATGTCCAAGGTTATCCAACCGTGTACTTCAGGTCAGCAAGTGGAAAGTTATCACAATACGACGGCGGTAGGACCAAGGAAGACATCATAGAATTCATCGAAAAGAACCGGGATAAACCTGCTCAGCAAGAACAAGGAAAAGATGAGCAAGAACAAGGAAAAGATGAGCTTTGA
- the LOC114415427 gene encoding IAA-amino acid hydrolase ILR1-like 6: MKKIRNSILLLSFVLAASAAVSSAEQIPSAAYDRVLFPDRRCQKTASENMTRRGSSAAAAECEVWSESCSEAVLSVARRPETAEWLKKIRRKIHANPELAFEEIETSGLIREELDLMEVSYRYPLAKTGIRAWIGTGGPPFVAIRADMDALPIQEAVEWEYKSKVAGKMHACGHDAHVAMLIGAAKILKTREHLLKGTVILLFQPAEEAGNGAKRMMQDGALEDVEAIFAAHVSHEHPTGIIGSRPGPLLAGCGFFRAVISGKKGLAANPHRSVDPVLAASAAVISLQGIVSREANPLDSQVVSVTSFNGGNNLDMIPDSVVLLGTFRAFSNTSFYQLLERIEQVIVEQASVYRCLAEVDFFEKEYTIYPPTVNDNRMYEHVKKVSIDLLGHKNFRVVPPMMGAEDFSFYSEVVPSGFFYIGVRNETLGSTHTGHSPYFMIDEDVLPIGAAAHASIAERYLIEHG; the protein is encoded by the exons atgaagaaaatccgCAACTCGATCCTACTCTTATCATTCGTGCTGGCAGCCTCGGCGGCGGTTTCATCCGCAGAGCAGATTCCTTCCGCTGCTTACGACCGCGTGCTGTTCCCGGACCGCCGGTGCCAGAAGACGGCGTCGGAGAACATGACGCGGCGAGGATCCTCTGCGGCGGCGGCGGAGTGTGAGGTGTGGAGTGAGTCATGTTCGGAGGCGGTGCTGAGCGTGGCGCGGCGGCCGGAGACGGCGGAGTGGCTGAAGAAGATTCGGCGGAAGATTCACGCGAATCCGGAGCTGGCGTTCGAGGAAATCGAGACGAGTGGTTTGATAAGAGAAGAGTTGGATCTGATGGAAGTTAGTTATCGATACCCTCTAGCCAAGACCGGTATTCGAGCCTGGATCGGCACGGGGGGTCCGCCTTTTGTTGCGATCAGAGCTGACATGGACGCACTTCCAATCCAG GAAGCTGTGGAATGGGAGTACAAATCTAAAGTTGCCGGCAAAATGCATGCTTGTGGGCACGACGCACATGTGGCTATGCTTATCGGCGCTGCCAAGATTTTGAAAACTCGAGAGCATTTATTAAAG GGAACTGTAATTCTGTTATTCCAGCCAGCAGAGGAAGCTGGTAATGGAGCAAAAAGAATGATGCAAGATGGTGCTTTGGAGGACGTGGAGGCTATATTTGCAGCTCATGTATCCCATGAACATCCAACTGGTATAATTGGCTCAAGGCCTGGACCCCTCCTTGCAGGTTGTGGATTCTTCAGAGCTGTCATTAGTGGCAAAAAGGGTCTTGCTGCCAATCCTCACCGTTCTGTTGATCCAGTTTTGGCTGCTTCAGCTGCAGTTATCAGCTTACAGGGTATTGTCTCCCGCGAAGCAAATCCATTGGATTCTCAG GTTGTCTCTGTGACTTCGTTTAATGGAGGCAACAATCTTGACATGATACCTGACTCGGTGGTCCTATTGGGGACTTTCAGAGCGTTCTCTAACACCAGCTTTTACCAGCTACTTGAAAGAATAGAGCAG GTGATTGTGGAACAGGCTAGTGTCTACAGATGCTTGGCAGAAGTTGACTTCTTTGAAAAGGAGTACACAATTTACCCTCCCACGGTTAATGATAACCGAATGTATGAGCATGTGAAAAAGGTGTCCATTGATTTGCTGGGTCATAAGAATTTCAGGGTAGTTCCACCTATGATGGGTGCTGAAGATTTCTCTTTCTACTCCGAGGTGGTTCCCTCAGGTTTCTTCTACATAGGAGTAAGGAATGAAACACTGGGGTCTACTCATACGGGACACTCTCCATATTTCATGATTGATGAAGACGTTCTACCAATAGGTGCTGCTGCTCATGCTAGTATTGCAGAGAGGTACCTCATTGAACATGGTTGA